ctgcttcccaaagcaacggaccccataacaatggctgtagatttcccaacctcttggccagttgcccctcgcttctgaaaaggactataaagggactttctgaaataaccaAGGaggagatctccccacggaaggaagacgaatctattggcggaagaccacgaggacttcgtctcatccgttggtagctattgcccctctttttccccctctctactttgtttttctctctctctctctcttactctcttctattgcattactgtgttgtgggcacttaataaaggtgcactgttttgattaaaactgaaatctcttgtgtccttttacactctgagatcgataaatgaaccatcacgacccctgcttgcattagcggatcgtgacatTAAACTGGCGTCACGGACAGGATCTGACAGACAGAAGGGGTTGCAAGGTTGTGTGTAGCCTGTAATAGGGGAAGGACGTTTCGCTCCAGCCGCACTTAGCCCGACACCCCGAAAAGGGTGAGCGGTGTCTAGAAAGCAAGGGGGGTGACTCGAATTTCCCGCAGACTGCACACGCCTAGGTGAAAAGCACCCCATACTCAGTTGAGGGctctgtcttcagatttttcGCAAAAGATCTCTTAGTGTAAAAGGGGGAACtgtgtttttttggtgtgtgcgTGAATTTGGACTGCTTGGTGTAGTGAAGAGACAACCATAAGTAACTTAAGGAGTACCTCCCAGGCAGATTTGGTCTCTTCACCCACCCAGGGAAGCGAAGGGAGACACAGGGAAGCTGTGTGTGTCGCAGTGTGTAATTAACTTTTACCTCCCTGTGGTGGTTTTGATCCCTttataaaatgactgaaaacccTAGTGCAAAAGttaaagctgcattttatgCTCTGCTAGCAAAACATAATGCCCGGCCCTCTCCGGGAGGGGAAGAATGGGCTCAAAGTAACTGGTTTAATTTGGATAATGTAACTGATAGAGTATGTTCTTTACAACATGAGACTAGATTTAAATTTGGCCgaaataaaaccataatctgctctgttttaggGGCATGCCTTGCGGCGGCTATAGATCATCGCTTAAAGCGATGTACTGAGGAGAAAGCAATCATAGATTCACTTCAAAACCTAGTGgagattttacagaaacaattagatgaagagaagaataaaaatcatttgCTAGAGACTActttaaaagaggaatattttaagaattcatgttgagagtctttctgaagaatggctaaaaagcaaaggtcatgatgACACAGCAGGCTTAGTAAAAatgcagacttggcaaggaCACTGAATCCTTGAGTGGGAGGTTGTGCGGATAGCAGGATGTGAGTCCAGATAAGTAAGCtgaaagaaaccatatggaagagaaaaagataagaCCACAGTGATCTCATGGAATAGCTCCCACcaataaggagctcagcttttgcaatatgtatgagctaattagtagtactataagtatgtgtagattattacaataaacgaGGCTTGCTGACCACAATGCCGTGAGGCTTGTCTCCCGCGACTCCACCCAACATCTGGCGCCCGAACAGGAGAAGTTGCCTTATGCGACGGGGGAGTTGCGTTGGGTTCAGGTCCTGCAGCTAGAAGGACGGCGAAAGAGGTTGCGTACGGCAAAAACGTAGCACCCAGCTGCGTCGTGTCTATCAACCTCCGCGCCCGAGCGACCGCACAGGCGGGCTCGCCGATACGTGCTGCCGAAGCCTGGAGGGGCTAGCAACGGTACCGTAAGTATGGAAAGGCAAGCAGCACAGGAACTTTTTAAAGCCCTTTTGCTTAAGCGTAATTTTAAAGGGATTGATCTTGATAAAGACCTCCCCGTTCTTTTAACGCATGCGCGCTCTTATGGTTTTTTCACTGACCCCCACTCCATTCATGAATTAAGTCAGTGGCGCGCGTATGGGGATGAACTTTGAGATCTTGTCTTAGATGACGATAAGCCAGctaaaaagatttctaaactaTGGAGAGTTGTCCACAATGAACTTTTAATggtacaggcagagaaaaaagcggcagaaaaaattaagattgcTCAGGATCGGAACCGTCATTACGGCGATCACAgtgcctctgttttctctggcccACCTAATCCCCCCACCTTTGCTACGGTTCATGTACCGCCTGAGGCTCTTGCCTCTGAGTCGCCTTCCgcgcctcccctccccccacctcctaCTCCTCCTACGCCTTCCTTGCcgcagcctgctctgctgcgGCCCTGCCCGCCGCTCGAGCCGGCCCgggagctgccacagcctgctCCGCCGCAGCCCCCCCCGCCGCTCGAGCCGGCTCAGGAGCCGCCGCAGCCTGCTCCTCCACCGCCCTTGCCTCACCTGTCTCCGCCGGACTGTTCTCGTTCGCGAAACCCCTTTGTTAGCCctgagcctgtccctggggcagagtCTGACCTCGCGGAGGCCATGGCTAGGGGACATAGAGAACTCTGGGCTGCGGTTGCTCGTGACGGCTTACAAAAGGGTGATTCTGACATGCTAGCGGCTGCACAAGACAGCGTGGCGttccctgttttatttgtcCCGAATCCGCAAGGGGGCGGCAATGTTGCGCAGGTGACTAATCTTGATTGGAAGCTGCTAGCGCAGCTCCGAGCAACGGTGGGGAATTACAGTGTAACCAGTGAACCAGTTAAACAGAtgcttgattatatttttaacgcttttacccttcttcctgctgacaTTAAAGGCATTACTAAGCTCATGTATACCCCGCATCAGCGACTGCTTTTTGAAGCTCGCTGGAGGGAGGAAGCCGCTGttactgctgctgtccccaggccagcGGCAGATCCCTTGACAGGTGTTACAGTAGCTGAGCTCATGGGTGAAGGGGATCACATGAGAGTAGAAGCCCAAGCGGCACTAGGACCTGCCAAGCTACGGGAAGCTATGGCAGTTGCTAAGAAAGCAATGGATAAGGTCCGAGCCCCAGGTGGGATCCCGATGTATATGAGCATTaaacaaggcagagaggagTCTCTAGGCTCTTTTGTTGACAAAGTTATGGAAGCCATTTCAAAAGCTGGGGTTCAAGAGCATATGCATGACCCGTTGCTTAAACAATGCCTTTTACAAAATGGCAATCAGGCCACCCGTGCCCTTATTACTTCCACCCCAGGGGATTGGACTGTCCAGCAACTTTTAGAAAAAGCTGTGACCATGCCCACTGGCTCGCAACTATTCTTAGCACAAGCCTTAGAAAAATTAGGTGAAGGGCTTAAAGAACAGGCTATCAGCTCTCAAAATCAGGTTATGGCAGCCCTTGCTCCTCTCCAAGCGGCAGCAGCACGTCCTCGCCCAGCTCCAGATGGCCCATGAAGTGTT
This genomic interval from Corvus moneduloides isolate bCorMon1 chromosome W, bCorMon1.pri, whole genome shotgun sequence contains the following:
- the LOC116437430 gene encoding uncharacterized protein LOC116437430 → MARGHRELWAAVARDGLQKGDSDMLAAAQDSVAFPVLFVPNPQGGGNVAQVTNLDWKLLAQLRATVGNYSVTSEPVKQMLDYIFNAFTLLPADIKGITKLMYTPHQRLLFEARWREEAAVTAAVPRPAADPLTGVTVAELMGEGDHMRVEAQAALGPAKLREAMAVAKKAMDKVRAPGGIPMYMSIKQGREESLGSFVDKVMEAISKAGVQEHMHDPLLKQCLLQNGNQATRALITSTPGDWTVQQLLEKAVTMPTGSQLFLAQALEKLGEGLKEQAISSQNQVMAALAPLQAAAARPRPAPDGP